CGCAGCGAGCGGCGACGCTTCGAGCGCGCGCTTTGGAAATCCTATCGTGTTCGAGCAGAGCGAAACGCCCGCCAGTCGCGCTCGGAACATCTGGCATGCCTTACACCTAAACGACGGTTTTTGATCCCGTCCCTGTCCAAACGTCACCATGAAAAATCTCTCGAAACCTCCGCGCAACGAAATCGATCTCCTCATATTGGAGAAACTCGAATGCCTTACCCAATCGCTCGCTCAGTCGGCGAATTGGAGAAAGGAAATCGAATCGAAACTCGCCCAGAACGCGGAAGCATTGGCGACACTGGAATCAAATCTATCGGAGACGGTAACGCGCCTGACGGCCTTGGAAAACGAGACGGCGTGTTTTCAAAACGCGACGTCAGTTCTATCGAGCGTTCAACGCTTGCTGCGTCAACTGCACTAGTCGGGAAACTGCTTGAAGACGTTTTGCGCATCCCAATCGAAATCTTGCGGATGCGCGCGTGGAGGCGTCATGCGCGGAATCTCGGACGCGGTCGGAAGAGGCAACCGGACGAGCGTCCCACGAGCTCACTCCGCTCTTTGGGATTGGGCCACATTGTGGCCGATGTCCTCAGCCGCCAGGCGGTCAAAGTCGCGGAATCCTTTACAGAATTTGCCCGGCAGCCGGAGCAAACCATTGTTCCGCCTCGGACAAAGAAAAAGGAACCTGAAATGGGAATGTGATTATGAGTGCAACACCAAAACTTATCCGCGGACTACTAATTGAGACGTCCAATGGCGAAACACATTGGCTGCCGTATGGCCACCTGCTTCACGCCAGGCATTCGACGGGAAATGACTTCGAGCAAATCGAACTGATGTTCGCAACTCACGATGTGAGTTTCCGAGGAGAAGGACTCGGAAAACTCCTCTCGAGTGTAGGCGATCAAACTGTCGAAATTTTAAGCGTGTCCGAGAAGGACGGTCAGAGAATCGACGCGATCGACGTTCAGTATCGTCACGCAGAGCAGAAGTAGGGGAATTGACCTGCCGAGTGATGTTCGGCAAGTCAGCGGAATCAGTTTGAGAGGAAATGCTTCCAGTCCGGGATCGCGTGAAGATTCCGAATGCTGGCCGAAGTTGGCAGCAGGCGCGGAGTCGCCGGGCGGCGGAGCAGCTTGAGGCCGACCTCCTGGGGCAGGCGATCGGCCTTCCTCGAGTTCACCTCGCGATGCGCCAGCACGCAGTTTTCCCATGACGTCGATCCTCCGCGGGAGCGGGGAATGACGTGGTCGATGTTCCCATCGCCGCGCTCGAGCTTTCGGCCTGTGTATTGGCACACGCCGCCATCGCGTTCCCAGATGCCGCGCGGACCGAACGCCGGCCGGCGCATCGGCACCTTTGCGTAGTTGGCCGCGACAATGACCGTCGGCACGCGAACTCGACCCCGCGGCGTATTAACTCCGTGGTCGTAATCGCGGACAGGCAGCGCGAGCCAGGCGTCCCAACGGACAGGCGTGATCCAGTCATCACCCTGGATGTCGAGTGCGGTGGCCGCGCCGGTCGCGAGCATGCAGAACGCCTCGGCCGGCGTCTTCACGTGGATCGCCTGCCAGTTGCGGTTCAGCACCAGCACCGTCTGCTTGTTGAGAATGTCATTCATCGAATTTGAAATTGGCGGCGGAGGGGATCGCCTCCGCCGCGGTTAGTCCTCGGCCTTCTCGCCGGCCGGGCACATCTTCACCAGTCGCGGCTGGAACTCGCCCAGCACGTCGACCAGATCGGTCTGCGCAGCCATGACCGTGTGGATGTCCTTGTAGACGCCGGGCACCTCGTCGAGCCCCGCCGAGAGCAGTTCGACGCCTCGCTCGGCGAGCAGCTTCTTCGTGGCACTCCATGTGAAGGACTGCATCGCCTTCGTGCGGCTCATTACACGGCCCGCACCGTGCGAGGCCGAATGCAGCGACTCGGGCTGCCCCTTGCCGCGCACGACGAATCCCGGCGTCGCCATTGAGCCCGGGATCACTCCGAGAACGCCGGCGCCCGCAGGCGTCGCGCCCTTGCGGTGCACGATCACCTCGCGCTCAGATCCGTCCACAACATGGCGCTCCTTCCACGCGAAGTTGTGGTGGTTCTCGATGTCGAGGATCACCGACGCTCCGAGCTTCTTTGCGATATGCTTGTGGATCAGCGCGTGGTTCGCGGCTGCGTAGCGGCCCATCAGGTTCATCGCGGCCCAGTATTCCTGGCCATCGGCCTCGTCGAGCGAGAGCCACGCCAGGTGCTTGAGCTCCTTTGGCAGGTGCTCGTGGCGCGCCATCGCGCGCTTGGAATACTCGGCGCAAACCTGCGCACCCGCTCCACGCGAACCCGAGTGGCTCAGCAGCGCGACATATTCGCCCGGCGGGATGCCGAGATCGTCCGTCGTCACCGTGAACGCACCGAACTCCACGAAGTGGTTGCCGCTTCCGCTCGTTCCGAGCTGGCTCCACGCCTTGTCGCGCAGACGATTTGTGAGCGGGGTCACCGCCCAGTCCTCGTCCATCACGTCATGGTCGCGACGCTCCTTGAAGGATGCGCCGACACCGAAGCGCGTCTCGCTCTCGAGGATGTTCGCGAGGCGATCGCGCTGGCCGGCGATCGTGTTCGCCTTGCGGTCGTAGACCGTGAGCTTCATGCGGCACGCGATGTCGACGCCGACCGCGTAAGGCACGACGGCGTTATCGGTCGCGAGCACGCCACCAATAGGCAGTCCGTAACCGAGGTGCGCGTCGGGCATAAGCGCACCCGCCACCGCCACCGGCAGCGCGCAGGCATTCGCCATCTGCTTCACCGCCTCGGGCTCGAGGTCGACGCCCCACTGTTTCCACGGCGCAAGCTCCGCGCGCGGAGTGAAGGCAGGACGGAAGATCGCGCGGGCCAGCGGCGCACGCAGCGGATCCGCAAAGAACGCCGACGGATCGGCGACGAGATTGAAGATCTCGGCCTCGAGCTGCGTGCCGTCGTTACCCAGAGCGATGAAGTTCTGGATGAACTCGTGCGCGAGCTTGATCGGCTCGCCCGCAGGCACGCCGAGGCGAATCAGGTCTTTGGTATTCATGGTTGAGTAAATTTAATTGGTGATGCGCGGGCACACCTCGGGTGGACATCGGTGTTTGTTCTTTTTGTCGTATCAGAAATGTCCGCCGGCGCCGCAAAACTGCGGCCACCGGCGGACTCTCCGTCAGGCGGCGAGCGCGTAGCGACGGAAGAAGCCGTTAAGCTCCTCCACATCACCTCCGCACTCGGCCGGCTCCCTAAGCGCATCGAGCCTCGTCAATTCCCTCTCGACGAAGCGCGAGAGCGCCTCGACCGGCGCCTCCACATCGAGTTCCTCGCCGGAGCGCTTGCGCGCGACAAGTTCCTCGAGTGCGGAGCGCACGTCGGTCTCCTCGAGAACGCCCTCCACGAGCTGCGCGAAGAGCATCGGCACCTGGCCGAGTTGTCGCTCGATCCAGCGGCACGCGAGCACTGGCCTGAAGACGTAGAGATACTTCTTCAGGCTCACAAACTCGCGGCCCTGCAGGTAGCCCCGCCAGTTGCCGAAGCCCATGTGCAGGTAGTGCGCGAAGCAGCGCCGCGGTGAATAAAACTCGCTGGCAAGCGCGCCGAACTCGGTGACGAACGCCGGATCGTATTGATAGACGATCGGCGACTTGAGCCACTCGAGCAGCGGCGGGTTGCTCTTGCGGAGCAGGCGCAGCGCCTTGCGCAGCTCCCAGCCGCTCACGTCGAGGTCGTCCGCGATCGGCAGCTCAATGACATCCCGCCGGTCCTCGACAGAGAGATACCAGTCTCGCTGGTGGACGTAGATGAATCGAACGTCGTAGTCGCTGTCACGCGAGGCGAATCCCCACGCGCGACTGCCGCTCTCGCACGCGTAAAGCACGCGCACGTTTCGCTCGGACTCGATCCGAACGAGCGCGTCGCGGACGCGCTGGTGAACATTGGTTCCGTGCATGGGAACTCTCCTTTCTAGTTGTTGATGATTGTTGAACGAACGGCTTGCCCCGGCAGACCGGATTGTCCGCCGGGGCATCCACCGTTCCCATGGTTACAGTTCGATCGCCTCGATCTCGCGCAGCAGCGCGCCCTTGTCCTCCTCGAGGAAGCTCATCGTCTGCAGCGCCTTGTCGGAAAAACCCGCCAGGCAGTAAACGTGGCGCTCGGGAAACTGGAGCGTGCCGTAGCCGGCGAGATCGAAGCTGAACACGCGCGGATCGGAGCCCGTTCGTCGCTTGTAGTCGGCGAACGTCTTGACCGGCGCGTTGTGACCGATCCAGCCCTGCATGTCGGACAGGATCACGATGCGATCGTAGGCAGCCTTTGCGCGCTGGAAGATCGCATGGAAGTTCGTGCCGGCCGGCGCCGCACGGCTCGCAATCTCACGCGCGAGCGTGAGGGTCGAGTCGCGCAGGTTGACCGTGATGAACTTCGCATCGTCGCTGAAGAGCATGACGTCCGCCTTGCGGTTGGCCTTGGCCAGCACGGCGGCGAACAGCGAGCCAATCTGCAGCGGACGACCGGCCATCGAGCCCGAGCAATCGAGCGCGATGAGCGTGCGGCCGGCGAAGCGGGGCACGTTGGCGAGAGCCTTGTCCACGGCGTCGTTGATCGCAGCCAGCGCCTGGCTCGCGCGCGGCAGGTTGCTGGCCTGCACGGCATCGAGCGCGGTGAGGTAGCGAAACGGCAGCACGAGCGACTTCGCAATCAGCCGGTCGTCGACCAGCATCGCGAGCGCGGCGTCCACGCTCTGCGGGGCCTGCTCAAGAATGTTGCGCAGGTTTCGCAAGAGCGCGAAGTAGCCGAGCTTGCGCGAGGCGATGAGCTCGTCCCACGCGGCGCCCTTGAGCTCCGCGACCTCGCCGTCGGTTTCACCGCGCGCGCCGGCCTGGGTGAGCTTGGTCTCCCACGTCTCCGCGGGAGCGAGTTCGCCACGGACAAGCTTGCGCAGCGGCTCCGAGTGCGGCGGGTGGAGCAGGTTCACTGCGTCCACCAGCTTGATCTCGGCCGACTCGCGTCGATAGTTCGCGAGCTGGTATTCGTCGAAACGGGCGAGCGCTGCGCCGAGGCCCTTCTTGAGGGCGTTCGGGATCGGACGGTCGCCCGCGGCGAGATAGCACGCGAGGATTTCGAGCGCGTCGTCGGGGCGGTGGACCACACGCTCACAGAACGTCTTGGTCCACGGCTCTCCCTTGACCGAGGCCGCGAGTTCCGCGGCGACGAGGTGCGAGACCGAGCGCATGCCCGCCTTGGTGCGAGCGTAGATGGCCGCCTTCGCGACGAAGCGCTTGTCGGCCGTGGCGGCGACGAGTTCCTTCACGCGCGCGACGGTCGCATCGCCGCTGCGGTAAAACGTATCGCCGAGCGTCGCCGTGAGCAGGATCGAGACGAGCTCTTCCTTCGTCGACTGGATGAATGCGCGGCCGCCGGCGAGGTTGGTGGTGTTGCCGGCCGCGGCGCGCTTGAGCAGGGTGTTGAACTTCATGGTTCACCTCCGTGGTTGTGGCTCCGCGAGCGCGGAGCCGGGTTGACTGAAAAAAGCTCGGGGAGAAACGGCGCCCGGAGTGTTGGGTTCGTTTAACAGACGAAGGAACTCGCAGGCTCACTGCCCCGAAAGAGGTCCTCGCGGAGAAAATAGACAGGCTCCCACCGGAGGTGTCGGGAATCGAACCCGAGTTCCGCTTGCGCGAAACCTCCACTCAGGAGCATCACGATTCCGGTGATGGTGTTGAGCGAAGAAATCCCGTCTTCACTGCCGCGAAAACTGAAAATGTTTAGAGTTAGAACCGAAGGTGCGGCCCGCGCCTACGAACCCTCGTCTTCGGCAAAATCGACGAGGTGGTAACTGGTGCTACGTCCGCCGGCTTCGTCCTGGACGAGCACCCCGCGCTCGACCAAATCCTTGATGTCGCGAAGGGCCGTGTCGGAAGAGCACTTCGCGAGCTTTGCGTATTTCGAAGTCGTGAGTTTTCCCTCGAGGCCGTCAAACAGGCGGTTGATGACCTTGCGCTGCCGCACATTCACGAGATCGGAATCGATGCGTTCCCACAGCCGGGCCTTTTTCAAAGTCTGTTGGAGCCCGGCTTCAGCTTTCTCGATCGCCCGGCGCAGGCAACCGAGGAACCAGGTGAGCCAAGGGGTGATGTCGAGGCCTGCCTTCTGCACCGTCTCCAATTGGTGATAGTAGTCCTTCCTCTCGGACTCGATCTGCGCCGACATGCTGTAGAATCGATCCGTGGTGAGGTCGGCCCGGGCGAGCGCCATGTCGGCAATCGCACGGCCAATTCGCCCGTTTCCGTCGGAGAAAGGGTGGATTGTGACGAACCACAAATGGGCGACTCCGGCCTTAAGGACGGGATCAATCTCGCTTCGGTCAAACCACGCGAGAAAAGCCGCCATTTCGGCGTCGACTTTTTCCGCCGCTGGAGCCTCAAAATGAACTTTCTCGCGTCCGATCGGACCGGAAACCACCTGCATGGGACCGCTTTCCGGTCTGCGCCACTCGCCCACGGCGATTTTATAAAGTCCGCTATAGCCGGTTGGAAACAGCGCGGCGTGCCAGCCGAACAGCCGCTCCTTCGTCAGAGGCCGGGAGAATTGTTGTGTGGCGTCCAGCATGATCTCGACGATCCCCTCGACGTGGCGGCTCGGAACTGCGGTGCCGGCAAACTCGAAACCAAGGCGCCGGGCGATCGAGGAACGCACCTGCTCGGCATCCAATCGCTCTCCCTCGATGGCGCTGGATTTCACAGCGTCCTCGGTCAGCGTCGACAATTGCGCCTCGGCACGAAATCGAAACCCGAGTCCTTCCATCCGGCCAAGCAGTCGCCCCTGCTTGTGTCGGATCTCGGCGACCAGCGGAAGCAGGGAGGAATGGTCCCATTGAAAATCCGGCCACCCTTCGACTTCGTAGATGTAGGACATAATCGTTGCAGATTTGCGGTGAATATCGCCGCACCCGAGGCACATATCGAGAATAATCACCGCAAATCTGCGGCAATTCAAAACCCCATTCACCGCATTTACTCTGATGAAGATTTTGCGGAGAGAGTTGACCGGAGGTCTGAATCGCACGGATCGCTCCGTTTGATTCGGCGGGGATCGAACCCGCAACCAGTGGATGACTCCACTGCTCTACCGTTGAGCTACGAAGGAACTCCGATCTCGCTGCCGCAAATTGGGAAAATGTTTTCCGGAGAATGCCGACCAGGGCTTACATGACCCATCGCTGAGTCATGGCAGGAGTTGAACCTGCGTATGCCGAAGTATCCCCGATCTCACTGCCGGAAAAATGGTGGGCTCGTAGGGACTTGCACCCTCCTCAGCCGCTTAAAAGACGGCTGCTTCGCTCTCAAAGCTTCGAACCCAAAATGGTAGTCACGGCTGGATTTGAACCAGCACTGGCGGCGCTCTCGACGCCGTGCCTCTTCCAGTTGGGCTACGTGACCATTAGAAAATCAGCCCCCGTGGTGGGACTCGCACCCACTAGGGTCGGCTTGAAAAACCGAACGCTCGGCTCTTTGCATTCACGGGTGTTTGAAAATGGCGGAACGCGGAGGGCATGCTCCCCATCACGCAAGAGTGCGCGACGATTTCTTTAGCAAAGAATCCCGGCTCGCTTGTCCGGATCACGTTCCGTGTGGTGCTCCCGGTCGGGCTCGCACCGACACTTTGCGGATTTTAAGTCCGCTGCCTCTGCGTTGGGCTACGGGAGCTTGAAAATGGTCCCGGCGGCAGGACTTGCACCCGCACTCGACGAGGTCTGAGCTCGTTGCCTCTGCATTGGGCTACGCCGGGAAAGAAAAATGACCAGCGGCTGATTCGGATTCGCTGCGCGAGCGAAGCCGGATCAACCTCCGGGAAGATGGCGAGGGCGCGGTCGATCTCTCGTCGATGTGCCCGCTTGAGAAATTTCTGCCGGGCCGAGGGCGGATCGCCCCAGCGGTAATGTTGGGTGCGGCCGTGGAGCCACCTGTAGCGGGCCCAGCCGTTATGAGTTTCCAGCCAGCGGGCAATCTCGCTCAGGCGGGATTCGACGGCCGGATCCACCTCACGGAAATACCAGAGCCAGTTGCGCTCGACCTTCAGCTCGAAGAGTGACGGCTGGGTGAAAACCCAGCGTGGCTGCCAGTGGCGGTTCCATTCGAGCACAAGCTCGTATCGGAAGTAAGGCTGCCATGCGGCTGAGAACCCGAGGCGTGACCACTCGTAAGGGCGAATCGAGCGAAGCGGCTGCTCGATTTCCACGAGCTTGCGCGAGCGACCACGCTTTTTGCGGAAGTCGCGCGAATGATGCACGACCACGGTGCCGATGACTTCGAGAATGCTCTCGAGCGCGAAACAGTCCGGACGGTTGCGTGCGTTCTCGGTGAGAACATGGAGCCTTCGCCAGCCGCGTTGAATTGGCCGGTCGAGCTTCACGATCGTGAAGCATCGCTCTCGAAGCTCGTCGTGTTCGCGGATGAGCGCACGCAGGCGCCGGTCCGCTTTATCTTTAGAATTTTGCATAAGGAGTTTGATGGGTTGAATTGGCGCTCCCGGTAGGATTTGCACCCACGACCTGCCGGTTCGAAGCCGGCCGCTCTTGATCTGCTGAGCTACGGGAGCTTGATGTTGAAATGGTGCGCCGGGACGGTTCCGCCCCGCCTTCTCCGCAATGTCGGTGCAGCGATCTGCTATTGATCTACCGGCGCGCCTCGTTCGAATGATGTCGAACAAAGCAATGGCTGCCCCAGATGGATTCGCACCATCAACCGCCCGATCCAAAGTCGGGTGCTCTGCTAGTTGAGCTACAGGGCAAATGGATCCAGCTGCCGGTGCCGCCCCGGCCTAAACTCGTTTACAAGACGAGTGCATAAGCTGCTCTGCCAAGCTGGAATCAAAGTGGTGGGCCGCCACGGTGCCGCCCCGTGCTCTGCGGTTTAAGAGACCGCTGCATCGCTGCAATGCTTGCAACCCAAAGACTGAAAAATGGACGCACACCCCGGACTCGCACCGGGTATCTCGGTTTTGCAGACCGACGGTTCGACGACTTTACCTTGTGTGCGAAAAAATGGTCAGGAGCGTGGGATTTGCACCCACCCCGCAGGCTTCACAGGCCCGAATGCTCACTCGCTACACTATCTCCTGAATCTAAAAGTGGTGCTCCCGCGAGGACTCGCACCTCGAACCTCCGCCTTCGCAAGGCGGCGTGCAGAACTCTTACACCTCGGGAGCAAAATGGTGCGCCATGTCGGAGTTGCGCCGACACCGTGTCTTTGGAAGAGACGCATGCTGCTGTTACACCAATGACGCGATCGAAAATGGTGGCTGCGTCCGGAATCGCGCCGGACTCTCCTCGTCTTCAGCGAGGCGCTAATCTTTCTCAGCTACACAGCCGTGTGGTCCCTCCGCACGGTATCGCGCCGTGGTCTCCCGGTTATCAGCCGGGTGCTCTGCTTTTGAGCTACGGAGGAATGTAAAAATGGTCGCCCGACGAGGTAATGCTCCCCGGTCCGCCGGATGTAAGCCGGCCGCTCTGCTTTTGAGCTATCGGGCGAAAATGGCGTCCGCACCCGGTAACGCTCCGGGGCTTCTTGGTTGAGAACCAAGCGTGCTGCTATTGCACCATGCGGACAGAAATGGCGGAGCGCCAAGGACTCGAACCCTGGACGCCTTTTGAAGGCGCTACTGTTTTCAAGACAGCTTCCTCGACCGACCGGACGCGCTCCGTTGAAAAATGGCTCCTCCCCTTGGCATCGCACCAAGCTCACACCGCTTAACAGGCGGGCCGCACACTCTGTGCGTTGAGAGGAATTTGCTCCCGGCAGGAATTGCACCTGCGTTTCTCCGATTAGAAGACGGATGCCTGATCTGCTCGGCCACGGAAGCGGAAGTTGGTCGCGCGCCCCGGTGCTGCCCCGGGTGTCTCCTCGTCCCAAGCGAGGCGGGTTCGCTGTCTCCCTCGCGCGCGAAAAATGAATTGTCGTGTTGGAAAATGGCGGCCTGTGCGGGCATTGCTCCCGCGACCTTCCGCTCGACAGGCGGTTGCTCTTCGTAGCTGAGCTAACAGACCGAAATGGTGGGTTGTGTCGGTAACGCTCCGACGCTGGTCCGACTGGACTACCGCTTTACAGGCGGCTCGCGATCTTTACGCGGCTACCAACCCGGTTGATGTTAAATGGTGGACCGCCACGGCTTTGCACCGTGCTCTCCTGCTTGCAAGGCAGGCGACCTCCTGAATGATCGAGCGGCCCATTGAAAAATGGCGGGGACGGGAGTCGAACCCGTTCATCGGCGGCTTATGAGGCCGCTGCCTTCCCACTTGGCTACCCCGCGGTTGAAAATGGCACGACGTCTCGGTGCTGCCCCGAGCCCGCGGAGTTTTGGAGACTCTGCTGCGCATGCTGGCGCCCGCCGTGTTGTTGAAAATTGGTGCGGTCAGCCGGAATTGCACCGGCATCGCCTGATTGGCAACCAGGCATCCTGCTCTTGGACGATGACCGCAATGAGCGGCGCGAGCAGAAGTGCCCGCGCCGCTTACGACAAAAAAGAACAAACACCGCTGCCCTCGTTGGTTGAAGACACCCACTGGATTTCTCGGTGGATCTTTCGGTGTTTCAGGCACACCTCCCGCAAAGCCTTCGGACTGTAAAAAAGGTCCGGATGCGGGATCGGATTGAGGCAGGCGACATCTGAAAGTCCGCTTGGGGCAGTTGACACAACCCGGCGGTTCAATAACCTCGTGAGAGGTTACTATCAGAGAGGCGGCTAGCCCTGTGTTGGTATCCGATCCGGTCTCGTCTTCAGTTACAGCTGAGGGCGAGACCATTTTTTCGCACCCGAAGGTGGTTCAAATTTTTAAGCCATTCGTTGGTTGTCGTTGTTGGTTGTTGGAAAAAGAAAAAACCCTGCTGGCTGTGGCCAAGCAGGGTTCGGAAAAAGCGCTAAAATTTGTGCGTAATTCGATTACCTGCTCGGCTCCCGGGTATTGGGTTCGTCGCTACGAAGGCTCGTAAAGGACATGCCTCCATCGAGGCACACAATACCGGTATAGGACGGCGTTATCGCCGACCGTAGCCATGTATGTTTTTGTGCTCTCGTGTTCATTGGAATCGAAGGTAAGCAACGCCTATGACACGCCTCGTTTGAAGTCAACACAATCTTCTGAGCGAAAAGCGTGATTGGCTGGGAAAGCTCATGAAATCGAGCTCTGCGGGCGATGAAAATTTTTAATCGGCGTGAAATCGGCAAAAGAAAATCACATCGATTCTCGACAAAAATGCCGCAACATCGGGATTCTTGATGCATGACCACAGCATCGCTGGCGCAATTGGAAGAGGAGGGTTGGGACCTCGTGCCGGCACAACTTTCCGACGCCAATCTCGACGCGCTGCGCGACTCGGTTTTCGTCGCGGACGCCGCAGGCGCGCGCTGCCTGCTCGATCATCCGCTCGTCGCCGAAACCGCCCGCATTTTGCTGCGGCAACTTGCGGCGAA
This is a stretch of genomic DNA from Chthoniobacterales bacterium. It encodes these proteins:
- a CDS encoding HNH endonuclease, producing the protein MNDILNKQTVLVLNRNWQAIHVKTPAEAFCMLATGAATALDIQGDDWITPVRWDAWLALPVRDYDHGVNTPRGRVRVPTVIVAANYAKVPMRRPAFGPRGIWERDGGVCQYTGRKLERGDGNIDHVIPRSRGGSTSWENCVLAHREVNSRKADRLPQEVGLKLLRRPATPRLLPTSASIRNLHAIPDWKHFLSN
- a CDS encoding RtcB family protein, with product MNTKDLIRLGVPAGEPIKLAHEFIQNFIALGNDGTQLEAEIFNLVADPSAFFADPLRAPLARAIFRPAFTPRAELAPWKQWGVDLEPEAVKQMANACALPVAVAGALMPDAHLGYGLPIGGVLATDNAVVPYAVGVDIACRMKLTVYDRKANTIAGQRDRLANILESETRFGVGASFKERRDHDVMDEDWAVTPLTNRLRDKAWSQLGTSGSGNHFVEFGAFTVTTDDLGIPPGEYVALLSHSGSRGAGAQVCAEYSKRAMARHEHLPKELKHLAWLSLDEADGQEYWAAMNLMGRYAAANHALIHKHIAKKLGASVILDIENHHNFAWKERHVVDGSEREVIVHRKGATPAGAGVLGVIPGSMATPGFVVRGKGQPESLHSASHGAGRVMSRTKAMQSFTWSATKKLLAERGVELLSAGLDEVPGVYKDIHTVMAAQTDLVDVLGEFQPRLVKMCPAGEKAED
- a CDS encoding nucleotidyltransferase domain-containing protein, coding for MHGTNVHQRVRDALVRIESERNVRVLYACESGSRAWGFASRDSDYDVRFIYVHQRDWYLSVEDRRDVIELPIADDLDVSGWELRKALRLLRKSNPPLLEWLKSPIVYQYDPAFVTEFGALASEFYSPRRCFAHYLHMGFGNWRGYLQGREFVSLKKYLYVFRPVLACRWIERQLGQVPMLFAQLVEGVLEETDVRSALEELVARKRSGEELDVEAPVEALSRFVERELTRLDALREPAECGGDVEELNGFFRRYALAA
- a CDS encoding TROVE domain-containing protein, producing MKFNTLLKRAAAGNTTNLAGGRAFIQSTKEELVSILLTATLGDTFYRSGDATVARVKELVAATADKRFVAKAAIYARTKAGMRSVSHLVAAELAASVKGEPWTKTFCERVVHRPDDALEILACYLAAGDRPIPNALKKGLGAALARFDEYQLANYRRESAEIKLVDAVNLLHPPHSEPLRKLVRGELAPAETWETKLTQAGARGETDGEVAELKGAAWDELIASRKLGYFALLRNLRNILEQAPQSVDAALAMLVDDRLIAKSLVLPFRYLTALDAVQASNLPRASQALAAINDAVDKALANVPRFAGRTLIALDCSGSMAGRPLQIGSLFAAVLAKANRKADVMLFSDDAKFITVNLRDSTLTLAREIASRAAPAGTNFHAIFQRAKAAYDRIVILSDMQGWIGHNAPVKTFADYKRRTGSDPRVFSFDLAGYGTLQFPERHVYCLAGFSDKALQTMSFLEEDKGALLREIEAIEL
- a CDS encoding Fic family protein: MIILDMCLGCGDIHRKSATIMSYIYEVEGWPDFQWDHSSLLPLVAEIRHKQGRLLGRMEGLGFRFRAEAQLSTLTEDAVKSSAIEGERLDAEQVRSSIARRLGFEFAGTAVPSRHVEGIVEIMLDATQQFSRPLTKERLFGWHAALFPTGYSGLYKIAVGEWRRPESGPMQVVSGPIGREKVHFEAPAAEKVDAEMAAFLAWFDRSEIDPVLKAGVAHLWFVTIHPFSDGNGRIGRAIADMALARADLTTDRFYSMSAQIESERKDYYHQLETVQKAGLDITPWLTWFLGCLRRAIEKAEAGLQQTLKKARLWERIDSDLVNVRQRKVINRLFDGLEGKLTTSKYAKLAKCSSDTALRDIKDLVERGVLVQDEAGGRSTSYHLVDFAEDEGS